CTGGAGGCTTTTGCTTGAAAGTGGCTCACTATTATTACATAcaatttaataaaaataataaatacgcCAATGGCAAAACCGCCACAGAAACTCGACGATTCCGCTGGTGTCTAaaagatgctgtgtgcacataAGGTGTCTTTGTTGCAGGTTTGAAGCGGACAATAATTAGCACAACAAAATCGTTGCTGCATATGGTTGACAAAAGGGGCAGTGGGCACATGACACAGGTCTTCTGTGCGAATATCCCAATACTGGGATGCTCATTATGTTGTCTCCATTTGTAACTTCATAGTTAATAAgtatttgtaatggatcttcaccaGTGTAGTATAATATGGTAGTTACTGTGCAGATCTGGGTAGAATGTAATATTTAGGCCCCGATGTATACAACATTAGGGCTATATGTACAGAGCCTGTACTGCAGCATAGGCCTCTCCATGGTGTCTATAGTTGGTGAGAAAGTGTCTGTTTCTACTGTATGATATTGGATGCGTAGAGGTACACCATGGGTCCACATCTGTAAGTGCTGTCTAATAGGTGTGCTTAAGCCCTTACTGTGATTTGTGTCACCATTCATGGCCTGAAGGATTTTTAGCAGCGCAGACGTGTACTTATTTCACTCTGACATTAGACCACAATTGTGCTTTTACTGGAAGAGACTTTCCATTGTATAGCATTGACCAGCACAATCATGCGGagcaatacaacccctggcaaaaattatggaatcactggccttggaggatgttcagttgcttaattttgtggaaaaaaagcagatcccagacatggcacaaaactaaagtcatttcaaatggcaactttctggctttaagaaaacactaaaagaaatcaagaacaaaatatgtggtagtcagtaatggttactttttttttaaccaagcatagggggaaaaattatggaatcactctgtaaattttcataccccaaaataacacctgtatcaaattagatctgcttgttagtctgcatctaaaaaggagggatcacaccttggagagctgttgcaccaagtggactgacatgaatcatggctccaacaagagagatgtcaattgaaacaaaggagaggattatcaaactcttaaaagagggtaaatcatcatgcaatattgaaaaagatgttggttgttcagtcagctgtgtctaaaatctggaccaaacacaaacaacatgggaaggttgttaaaggcaaacaatactggtagaccaaggaagacatcaaagcgtcaagaccggaaacttcaagcaatatgtctccaaaacaggaaatgcacaacaaaacaaatggggAACGAAtgagtggaaactggagtcaacgtctgttaccgaactgtaagaaaccgcctaaaggaagtgggatttacatacagaaaagctaaacaaaagccatcgttaacacctaaacagaaaaaaacaaggttacaatgggctaaggagaaGCAATCgtagactggatgaaagtcatattcagtgatgatatAATACATTTTGGCACTCGACTTGTAGAATGAATGCGTTTTATTGGCAGTCACTGCCACCAGTGACTGCCAATAAAACTCATTCAttctacaagttgagtgccaaaatttattatatcattattctggtgtgggaaccttcttttgagcaccactacagctgtgccacaatatacatttatatattcagtgatgaatcccgAATCTGCATTGggaaaggtgatgatgctggaacttttgtttgctgCCGTTCCAATGAGACTTACAAagttgactgcctgaagagaacatgcatattgatgatatggggctgcatgtcaggtaaaggcactggggagatggctgtcattacatcttcaataaatgcacaagtttatgtttatATTTTGgatacttttcttatcccatcaattgaaaggatgtttggggatgatgaaatcatttttcaagatgataatgcatcttgccatagagcaaaaattgtgaaaacattccttgaaaaaaagacacctaaggtcaatgtcatggcctgcaaatagtccggatctcaatccaattgaaaatattTGGtgcaagttgaagaaaatggtccatgacaaggctgcaacctgcaaagctgatctggcaacagcaatcagagaaatttggagccagattgatgaagagtgctgtgtgacactcattaagtccatgcctcagggaCTGCAAGTTgtcataaaagccagaggtggtgcaacaaaacacTAGTGGTGTGTTGGAGTGTTTTCTtgattgtttgtttttcatgattccataattttttcctcagaattgaatgattccatcatttttcccttatgcttggttaaaaaagtaaccattactgactaccacattttttgttcttgatttcttttagtgtttcttaaagctagaaagttgccatttgaaatgactttagttttgtgccatgtctgtgatctgctttttttctacaaaattaaacaactgagggaacatcctccaaggccggtgattccataatttttgccaggggttgtagataaaTGCAGGATGGGCAATCCCTCATCAGCAGTGGAAGAGCCTTGTGATCTGGACTTTTGAAGCCAAGATCAAAAACAAGTGCAAGAAAGAGAAGAACAAGAAATGGTTTTTatggtatttttaaaaaaaatatatatatatatataaaaagaaaagcGAAACATGAATAAAAATACTAATTAGATTATAGTATGTGCATTCTCCATAAAGTAATTGCCCTTTTTAAAACTGGAAAAGCTATCTAAGAGCTTTTAGActgttgtatttaaagggaacctgtcatgtgcagAAATGCTACGTCTCTGCAGTTAGAGGGACCATATATCCTGGCTGTAGCCACTCACTTCCTGTCATCGGGGCGGTGCAGGCAGTGGGTACAGTTAACCTTCATTACACAGTGAACGCTTTGTAATCCTCCCCCACTTTGACAACCTGctctgccgtgtgtgtgtgtgtgtgtgtgcgctgagAACATTAGTCGCActcacactgtagtgaccagtgacTGTAACTGCTCCCTGCACCGCTCCAATGATTTGAAGTGAACAGCTACAGGGAGGATATAAGTTCATTTTCTCTCAGTAGCTGCTGCTCCGTAAGGCAGCCAGGTAGCattttaaccctatatctgcagatagTGTTTCTGGACATGTTGCCTTTAAAAAGAGGCAGAACTGACCTATATGGCAGCCTGACCTGCTTGTTGACAGTTTCTAAGaaagaagttgctttttttttgtaCTCTACGGAAAAGTAAACGAATCAAAGGCAGTGAACCCCTAATCTGCTTTGTACAAAGAGGATAGATTGTACATTTGCTGACTGTTATATGAACGTTGCTTAGCTGACACATGACCTGCTTGTTATAACCCCTGTGCACAGGAGTTTTTAGGTGGGATACATTATTCCCAGTGTTTAGTAATGGGGGTAAACATTACTTTCTACACCCCTCTTTTCTATGGAAGCTGTGCATGCCTGCTATTTGTACATTATGGTGACTTTTCTCTCTCTCACTCATAGGCTTGATGTCAGCATGCATCTACTGAGGACTTTGTTTTTGAGATGCAATTCCAGGATAATTTCCGTTTCCACTTTAACATTAAGAGCACACAGACCACAAACATGCCTCATCCCACCAAGGATTGGAGGCCAGGTTTTAATGTTTCATGGACAAAACCAATGGTTTCATTCAGCCCCTAGACTTGATTCATCACAAGACAAAGGAGACCACCAGATCCATTCTCTTCATACCGGTAACTCTGAGAAGAGTAAAGAGACAAGCTCCGTTACCGATGCTCCGGTCCCTATAGATGACACCGATCCTTTACAAGACAAGTCCATTGGCCTAGTACAGAGGTTTAAAAAGACTTTCAGGCAGTATGGTAAAGTGATGGTGACAGTCCATGTGCTGACGTCCAGTGCGTGGCTGGGAACCTTTTACTATGCTGCTGTGAAGTAAGTATCTACAGAGAAAGGGTATCAATTGAAAACCACAGTGTTTTTTTTGCAGGATTGCTGGCATGTTTCAGCCGATTCTTGTAGGCTACTGAATTGGTTCGAAGACAGTTTCTActgtcttcttaaagggaacctgtcacacacacacacctatgtgtttttaaataaaagagccaccttgtgcaggctCTTaaggctgtaagttcgaagggcagcaccactgcgcatgcccgaaaaaaaaacttacagtgcaggcgccggggacgctaatgaaggaagaggaggcggcacctggcccgcagaggccctgagtgactgcttggaggcgtttctgtccggtggaaaagacatgcccccaggtctgtttcaaggtatcagggacaaattataaaagcgattattgcagcgtttgcagggaccagaactaaaagagccaccttgacagaatgcagcattagtgctgcgcaaggtagctcttttagttaaaaacacctgggggggtgacaggttccctttaggctgtgtgcatatgtcgcggtttttcgctataaaaacgctattaaaccgcaaaaaaaacgctcacattaagcatcctatttaatacaatgcaatttgcattttttgtgcacatgctgcgttgttttcctgagcggaaacgcattccagaaaaaaacgcagcatgttcattaatttgcggaatcgcggggattccgcacacataggaatgcattgatccgcttacttcctgcatggggctatgcccaccatacgggacgcaagcggatcatgtgcggttggtacccagagtggaggagaggagactttcctccacggactgggcaccatataattgataaaaataaataaatttaaataaaaaatagtgatatacactcaccttctgatggcccccggagtcctcccgcctctcagcggtgcatgtggcagcttccgttcccatggatgctttgtgtgaaggacctgcgatgatgtcgcggtcacgtgaccgtgacgtcatcacagatcctgcacacaaagcatctataggaacggaagccgccgcgtgcaccgctgaggagatcgggggccttcagaaggtgagaataaccatttttttattatttttaacattagatctttttactattgatgctgcataggcagcatcaatagtaaaaagttggtcacacttgtcaaacactatgtttagaaagaaggaatataaaccaactcgcccgtgatgcataaaccaatcctcgggagcacggacccactgtgtccaggtgtataaagtccaaaaaagaaaagaatgtccagcttcaccgagtccgtaaaaaagagttttctttattaacaaactttaaacatggaggatacagacttcagcacgaaccatatgggtaagaatctcgatgcgtttctggagactaagctcccttaaagggaacctgtcacctgaatttggcgggactggatttgggtcatatgggcagggtttttgggtgtttgattcaccctttccttacccgctggctgcatgctggccgcaatattggattgaagttcatgctgtgtcctcagtagtacacgccagcacaaggcaatattgccttgcgcaggcgtgtactccggaggacagaaaatgaactccaatccaatattgcggccagcaagcagccagcgggtaaggaaagggtgaatcaaacacccaaaaaccctgcccatatgacccaaatccggtcccgccaaattcaggtgacaggttccctttaatcatgaccatggtcatgattaagggagcttagtttccagaaacgcgttgagattctaacCCATATGGTTcgggctgaagtctgtatcctccatgtttaaagtttgtgaataaagaaaactcttttttacggactcggtgaagctggacattcttttcttttttaaacactatgtttgacaagtgtgaccaacctgtcaatcagttttccaagtgatgctacagatcgcttggaaaacgctagcattctgcaagctaattatgcttgcaaaacgctattgtttagcaggaatatgcatgccaattccacaagcgatatacccgcggcaggagttgcagaattgtcgcggaaatttccacagcaattctgcgacgtgtgcacttagcctaaaagtgGAATATCCATGTTACGTATCTTCAATATATGTCATGAGTATATGATAGTTATGGGTCCTACGTCTGCCAGCTCTGTGTTTCTAGTGAGGTAAATTCACCGCACACGCTTGTGTTGAATGCAAATACTTTTTATTTCAAAATGCAAGTTGAGAATGCGACAAAACATTTCGTCCCGATCCTGGGTTTTGTTCAGAGTTGCTCTTGGTGTGCTGAGCATGTTGAAAGGTGCTACTAGTCCCTAGAGGGGTAGTGTTTAGAAGTTTCTCCTGGATCATGGTGTCTTGCTGTGCGCATCTACAGCCTCTGGTGTGCGTGCCCTCAGATGCGCACAGCAAGACCCCACAAACCAGGATAAACCTCTTTACTCAACCCCTCCAGGGACTAACAGAACCTTTCAACAAGCTCAGCACACCAAGAGCAACTCTGTGAACAAAACCCGGGACTGGGTCGAAACGTTTGGTCGCATTCACAGCTTGCCCTGTATGCCTAATCTGAGCTTATGTTTACCTGTATTTTTAAGTAAAAATGATTTCCACTGTACACAGGAGTGTGTGGTGAATTTACCTCCCTACAAGTCACAGGAGCCCACTAACCCCTTCCGCCGACACCTCGCCTCGACCACTGTGTGCACGCCAATTCTTCTACAACTCTGATTTAACAACaccaatgtttcctacttttgcaaATAATGtccgacctgggcaaagtgcggcccatgCCACATACGGACATTTGGCTGTTCAATCGGGAATGCCAAAGGTCTGGTTACAGTGGCGTCCAGCACCATGTGGCCAGTCGCAGCATAGTGTCTGGCTTTCACTGGTGCCTGCCTCCTTGGGATGTGGATATCCGTAAAAACAATGATGCAACAGGGATCCATCAGCTTCCTCTTCTATCACAGAGCCTGTGCTTCTGAGAGCTCGGCAAACGCGATGTCACTGCACTGCACCAGCTGTACCACAGTACATAGCGAAGGCCAGAGCAGCCAGGGAACAGGGGTAACTGAGTAACCTTATTTTTTTGACTTTACATTTGGGAAACTAAACATAACTATAATACTGttcaagggggctgtgtggggacataatactctgCAAGGGGGCCTGTGTGTGGGCATATTATGTAGGGAATCTGTGTAGACATTGTTGTGTAGGGACGTCATACCATGTAGGCGGGCTGTGTGAGGACATTATTCTGTGAGGGGACATCCTGCACTgtgatactgtatgggggctgtgtggggacatcatactgtgcaaggAGGCTGGGTTaggacatcattctgtgtgggcAGTCGTCATACTGTGTACGGACATGGTGGGGATATTGTACTGTGTAGAGGTGCttggtggggacattatactgtatgtggcggCTTTAGTTAGACACCTGCTGTGTAATGGGGTCACATCATACGATTTGTGACCACTGTGGTGGAGCGATCGATCAACGTACAATGGTTGAGAAGCATGATTTAGAAACATTACAAAAATCAGTAATTTATATGGTTTTGATTAGCTGATGGAGGTAAGAATGTTACAGTAAGCCCTACAATAACAGCAAGTCAACAGACTTAATTTTGTTCAATATTACCATAAAATATTATGAACAGAATTAAGATAATCCATTTGGTTTGGCCTGCTCAACCCTCACAGTATTCTGTGTCCTCTTGGAAAAATTAATTGTCTAATTCTGATTTATAGTCTCCAGTTAGATCACCTTAGAAGAAATTCACATTTTAAGTCTTTTCTTGAAGTCAATTTTAATAATAAAaactataataaaacaaaaaaactgccTGAAAtattcttatatctcaggtcagttaagacATATTGACAGTCATTAAGAGGGTAAAAGCCGCAATTGGAGCTCTGATCTCTGCCGGGTATGGTGTATGCTCAGCTTCTGAGCCCGCTCCATGCATAGCCACATAGGACCTGCTATGCATTGAGCCTGTTTACATGGGCCTGTTTACACAGACTGACCAGTGTCACTAAACAACTACCATTTGGTAAAGCTTCACATGGGCAGACTGCAGTAAACAATGCACAATAGATTGCTCAGTGCCCGTAGTCTGCCATAATTGACAGTCCTGATTACACAGGATCATGCACTGCTGAGAAGGATGATCTTTTGTGCTGCTCAGAAGGTTATTTCACCAGATGAATTAGCGTTTTGTTTGTTCATCTGGTGATTGGCAGCTGGTTTCCAATAAAAGATTGTCGTGAAATGAGTTTTTAAGATCACTTGTTCTCAATTATCTATTAGTGTAAATGCAGCTTATTTCAGGGAAGATAatccaaaaaaataattaaaaaaaaaatcactttgattcttcttgtcttcaggctccggcgcaggcgtactttatctgccccattgaggacagagcaaagtactgcagtgcgcaggcgctgggaaaggtcaaagaggcccggcacctgcgcactgcagtactttgctctgccctcaacaggacagacaaggtatgccggagccgcagcgtgaagacaagaagaggacgtcatcctatgaagatgggaggccccggaccggaccagcagcgggaccgcccctggatgagtataatctaacctctttttctcatctttcaggatacatcgggggcttacctcaccctcgattttgggggtgacattccctttaaatgaatgCACCTCCCCTCTTGTTCCTGTCTCTCCCCTTTGAAGGAaacatgtaggctttgctgagcgtGTATGCTGGCAGATGAGCATTCACGTATGGGATGAACAGATTTCATTCTTCACAATTTTTCTCTTCCGTTTTTTTACCCCCAGAGGCGGAAAGTTCTTATGTAACTTATAGTTCAGACGGGTGAAGATTTGCTGCAATGTAACCAGTCTAGACGAGACTACTCTTCTAAGCATATCAACAATGCAGATCCCCTGTCCTGTGCCGACAGCTCGCTgcagactgtgtgtgtttcatgggGGAGAGGGGAGTAGCAGGGCCTGGAGACCCTGGGGCCAAACACTGTGCTGGGCTTCATCCCATGTGTGGCTGTTTATACTTTCCCTTATGTTTCTGCTCCTGAAGATGACTTAATCTCCCATCTTGGAGAGGGTGTGTGTCTGTTCGCACATCTGTTTGTGCTCCGTTTCTGGTGTGCGCCcctcgtgcgctgcctcctcatagCCCGCCTGCAGCTGGAGAGCTGAGCAGTTGACATCAGCGCATATTATAGTACAAGTGTTTGTTTTCGTTACCCCCCAACCAGCTGGCATTATTGCCCTTTCTAGCTGCTACTGATCGCAAATGTCAGTCTAAACTTAGCGTCCTCCTTTGCATTATATGTCCCAGCTATTAAAATATCAGCGGATTGTGTTGTGTCCTGACAATGTGGATCTCGCTTTGTGTCCACTCACCGGGTTTGGAGGGTTTTATTTCGCTTTCACCTTTTGCTGGATTTTTTTCAAAAAGTAGAATCTGTGTCTATTTCCATTACCATTTACAATCCACTCTAGACATTGGTGTCAAAAAAGGCGTCTAAAATGACCCAAATTGCCCGAATTGTATTTTTCACTGCTGCCAATTACCGTTTAGTAAACCGCACACGTTTCACCACAAACTGCCGCAACTTTGTGACGTGGTGTCTGGTCACATGGCGTCACAAATGTACTTAGCCAAGGGGGTGTAGTCTTTAACTTATGTTTATTGGGGTTTTCTTGATGACCACACTTAGACTTGATATAGGGAAGAGGGAGCATATA
This is a stretch of genomic DNA from Ranitomeya variabilis isolate aRanVar5 chromosome 6, aRanVar5.hap1, whole genome shotgun sequence. It encodes these proteins:
- the FAM210A gene encoding protein FAM210A; this translates as MHLLRTLFLRCNSRIISVSTLTLRAHRPQTCLIPPRIGGQVLMFHGQNQWFHSAPRLDSSQDKGDHQIHSLHTGNSEKSKETSSVTDAPVPIDDTDPLQDKSIGLVQRFKKTFRQYGKVMVTVHVLTSSAWLGTFYYAAVKGINVVPFLEWVGLPESIVNILKNSESGNVLTAYALYKIATPVRYTVTLGGTSISVKYLRKYGYMSTPPLVKDYIQDKMEETKERLSGKMEETRDMISEKMEETKDRISEKLQETKDSFTFRKKNE